A genomic region of Arachis stenosperma cultivar V10309 chromosome 9, arast.V10309.gnm1.PFL2, whole genome shotgun sequence contains the following coding sequences:
- the LOC130951218 gene encoding metal transporter Nramp1-like, giving the protein MAPEHPQFMSSTGNHSFTNAPLIDSIDVHQIEVPDRRSWKNLFAYMGPGFLVSIAYIDPGNFETDLQSGAQYKYELLWIVLLASCAALVIQSMAANLGVVTGKHLAEHCRTEYPRVPNTILWIIAEISVVACDIPEVIGTAFALNMLFSIPVWIGVLLTGLSTLILLALQQYGIRKLEFLIAFLVFTICACFMAELGYAKPDAKEVVKGMFVPQLKGNGATGLAISLLGALVMPHNLFLHSALVLSRKIPRSVRGIKEACRFYMIESGFALMVAFLINISVISVSGAVCNSSNLSADDQKSCEDLDLNKASFLLRNVLGKWSSKLFAIALLASGQSSTITGTYAGQYVMQGFLDLRLKPWIRNMLTRCLAITPSLVVALIGGSSGAGELIIIASMILSFALPFALIPLLKFTSSKTKMGEHVNSLMIASVTWMIGSLIMTINIYYLISSFIKLLLHAKMKMVGKVFVGILGFSGVAVYLAGIAYLVVRKNRKATPFLALTSAAVAEDCNESLSHLPREDIVSMQLPERIASPADI; this is encoded by the exons ATGGCTCCAGAGCATCCACAGTTTATGTCAAGCACTGGTAACCACAGCTTCACAAATGCACCCTTAATAGACTCCATTGATGTTCACCAAATTGAAGTTCCTGAT AGGAGGAGTTGGAAGAATTTATTTGCATATATGGGGCCTGGATTTCTTGTTTCTATTGCATACATAGACCCAGGAAACT TTGAGACGGATCTTCAATCTGGAGCACAATATAAATATGAG TTACTTTGGATTGTATTGTTGGCATCATGTGCTGCTCTTGTGATTCAATCAATGGCAGCAAATCTTGGAGTTGTAACTG GAAAGCACTTAGCAGAGCATTGTAGAACTGAATATCCGCGAGTACCCAACACGATCCTTTGGATCATTGCCGAAATTTCTGTTGTGGCCTGTGATATTCCAGAAG TAATTGGGACAGCTTTTGCATTGAACATGCTCTTCAGCATACCTGTTTGGATTGGTGTTCTTCTTACAGGGCTAAGTACATTGATTCTCTTAGCATTACAACAATATGGG ATTAGAAAACTCGAATTCTTAATTGCTTTTCTGGTATTTACCATCTGTGCTTGCTTTATGGCTGAGCTTGGATATGCAAAGCCTGATGCAAAAGAAGTTGTGAAGGGTATGTTTGTTCCACAGCTTAAAGGAAATGGTGCTACTGGTCTTGCAATTTCGCTCCTCGGCGCCTTGGTTATGCC ACACAATCTCTTCCTCCACTCTGCATTAGTACTTTCGAGGAAAATACCTCGATCCGTTCGTGGAATCAAG GAAGCTTGCAGATTTTACATGATAGAAAGTGGATTTGCTCTTATGGTGGCCTTCCTCATAAATATCTCTGTTATTTCTGTAAGTGGTGCAGTTTGCAATTCTTCAAATTTGAGTGCAGATGATCAGAAGAGCTGTGAGGATTTGGATTTGAACAAAGCCTCATTTCTACTTAGA AATGTGTTGGGGAAATGGAGTTCAAAACTCTTTGCAATCGCTTTGCTAGCATCTGGTCAAAGTTCTACCATTACAGGAACATATGCAGGGCAATATGTCATGCag GGTTTTCTAGATTTGAGACTGAAGCCATGGATTAGGAACATGTTAACTCGTTGCTTAGCCATTACTCCAAGTTTGGTTGTAGCACTGATTGGTGGCTCTTCCGGTGCCGGAGAGCTCATAATTATTGCATCT ATGATATTATCATTTGCGCTTCCATTCGCTTTGATTCCACTTCTCAAGTTCACTAGCAGCAAAACCAAGATGGGAGAACATGTTAACTCTTTGATG ATCGCGTCTGTTACTTGGATGATCGGGTCATTGATCATGACCATAAACATATACTACTTAATATCTAGCTTCATCAAGCTGCTTCTTCATGCAAAGATGAAAATGGTTGGAAAAGTGTTTGTGGGAATACTAGGATTCTCCGGCGTGGCGGTGTACTTAGCCGGAATTGCATATCTGGTGGTGCGGAAGAACAGAAAGGCCACACCATTTTTGGCACTAACATCAGCAGCAGTAGCAGAGGATTGCAATGAGTCACTTTCTCATCTTCCAAGAGAAGACATCGTAAGCATGCAATTGCCTGAGAGAATTGCTAGTCCAGCAGATATTTGA
- the LOC130947442 gene encoding cinnamoyl-CoA reductase 2-like, which yields MPAIAIAAVDAASPVSGQTVCVTGAGGFIASWLVKLLLEKGYTVKGTLRNPDDPKNEHLRELEGAKERLTLHKVDLLDFESVKSVFHGCHGIFHTASPVTDNPEEMVEPAVNGTRNVIMAAAEAKVRRVIFTSSIGTVYMDPKTSRDQIVDESSWSDLEYCKNTKNWYCYGKTVAEQTAWEISKEKGVDLIVVNPVLVLGPLLQSTINASTIHILKYLTGSAKTFVNAAQAYVHVKDVAMAHLLVYETPSANGRYICAESSLHRGEVVAILAKYFPEYPIPTKCSDEKNPRVKPYIFSNQRLKDLGMKFTPVNLCLYETVKNLQDNGHLPLPPNHF from the exons aTGCCTGCCATTGCCATTGCCGCTGTCGACGCCGCCTCACCGGTTTCCGGCCAAACGGTGTGTGTCACCGGAGCCGGCGGGTTCATAGCCTCTTGGCTTGTTAAGCTTCTCTTGGAGAAAGGCTACACTGTCAAAGGAACACTCAGGAACCCAG ATGATCCAAAGAATGAGCATCTGAGAGAGTTGGAAGGAGCAAAGGAAAGGTTAACTCTGCACAAAGTTGATCTGCTTGATTTTGAATCTGTTAAGTCTGTTTTTCATGGCTGCCATGGAATCTTCCACACAGCTTCTCCAGTCACTGACAACCCT GAAGAGATGGTGGAACCAGCAGTGAATGGAACAAGGAATGTGATAATGGCAGCTGCAGAAGCAAAAGTGAGGCGCGTGATTTTCACTTCCTCCATTGGAACAGTCTATATGGACCCCAAAACCAGCAGGGATCAAATTGTTGATGAATCATCTTGGAGTGATTTGGAGTATTGCAAGAACACTAAG AACTGGTATTGCTATGGGAAGACAGTGGCTGAACAAACAGCATGGGAAATATCAAAAGAGAAAGGAGTTGACCTAATTGTGGTGAACCCAGTTTTGGTGCTAGGTCCATTGCTACAATCAACCATAAATGCAAGCACAATTCACATCCTAAAATACCTAACAGGATCAGCAAAAACATTTGTCAATGCTGCTCAAGCTTATGTCCATGTTAAGGATGTTGCAATGGCACACCTTCTTGTTTATGAGACACCTTCTGCCAATGGTAGATATATTTGTGCTGAGAGTTCCTTACACCGTGGAGAAGTTGTTGCAATTTTAGCCAAGTATTTTCCTGAGTACCCTATTCCTACCAA ATGTTCAGATGAGAAGAACCCAAGAGTAAAACCCTACATATTTTCAAATCAAAGGCTCAAAGATTTGGGAATGAAATTCACCCCAGTGAACTTGTGTCTCTATGAAACTGTCAAGAATCTTCAGGACAATGGCCACCTTCCTCTTCCTCCAAATCACTTTTAA